From Staphylothermus hellenicus DSM 12710, a single genomic window includes:
- a CDS encoding M55 family metallopeptidase: protein MKAYVSIDIEGLPGIASTTMVSPGYTQYSRGSKIMTMIAKETARALLNNGFDKVVIADSHGYMTNIDYLELPRNTSLIQGFPRPYSMLTGLDNSYDSVLFIGYHTAAGTMHGFLDHTMSSRVFAEIRLNGRRASEYLINALVAGEKGVPVILVAGDSLLRDEVSKHTPWAVFIGLKQGITRYAAIYESFDDVLDKLREGIVEAINRLRSGEVKPLVLDKPYTVEIMLRDELVGDVLETWDILERIDAYRFRYEASNAHRVLAIIELIAFIGYGVYALRERLR from the coding sequence TATACCCAGTATAGCCGTGGATCAAAAATTATGACAATGATCGCTAAGGAGACAGCTAGGGCATTGCTGAATAATGGTTTCGATAAAGTAGTTATTGCGGATAGTCATGGATATATGACAAATATTGATTATTTAGAACTACCCAGGAATACTTCTCTAATACAGGGCTTTCCGAGACCATACTCTATGTTGACAGGGCTTGATAACTCATATGATTCTGTATTATTTATAGGATACCATACAGCTGCTGGAACAATGCATGGTTTCCTAGATCATACCATGAGTAGTAGAGTGTTCGCTGAAATAAGATTGAATGGTAGAAGAGCTAGTGAGTACTTGATCAATGCTCTTGTAGCTGGTGAGAAAGGTGTTCCAGTAATACTTGTTGCAGGTGATTCTCTGCTGAGAGATGAGGTTTCCAAGCATACTCCATGGGCTGTATTCATCGGTTTAAAACAGGGAATAACACGTTATGCAGCAATATATGAGAGCTTTGATGATGTTCTCGATAAGCTCCGGGAAGGAATTGTTGAAGCAATTAATAGGCTTAGGAGTGGAGAGGTAAAACCATTAGTGCTTGATAAACCCTATACTGTAGAAATAATGTTGAGAGACGAACTAGTGGGGGACGTGCTGGAAACATGGGATATACTTGAAAGAATAGATGCTTATAGATTTAGATACGAAGCGAGCAATGCACATAGAGTATTAGCAATTATAGAACTTATAGCGTTTATAGGTTATGGTGTGTATGCATTAAGGGAAAGGCTTAGATAA